The following coding sequences are from one Culex quinquefasciatus strain JHB chromosome 1, VPISU_Cqui_1.0_pri_paternal, whole genome shotgun sequence window:
- the LOC6044612 gene encoding lachesin gives MRLLQLDLLIICLIAVHLCHAQQQPPFPTIAAISPEQIKDIGESVTLECDITNVGKFTVGWQKTNRERSQQVNTISLGPTLAVAEERFRVDVDKENNTMKYKLTISDIINTDAGLYECQIQVNSTSKVTNTVELQVRHPPILQDNLMSTTVTKAEGEDVKLSCVAEGYPRPSITWKREYNAILPIGGHSFSGNELSLSSLAKEDRGPYYCLADNGVGKADSRTINLEVEFAPVISVPRPKVAQAVEYDIELECIVQAFPSPAISWFKNGQQIHNGGSYSISQTGQPDDVTTSVVKISSVESSHYGDYICKASNKVGHAESRLNLYEQRLPNINFSGLKWASSGRVLSSQLGILAVTVLLATLL, from the exons ATGAGGCTGCTTCAGTTGGATTTGCTAATAATTTGCCTGATCGCAGTGCACctgt GCCATGCCCAGCAGCAACCGCCCTTCCCGACCATCGCCGCCATCAGCCCGGAGCAGATCAAGGACATCGGCGAAAGCGTTACGCTCGAGTGTGACATCACCAACGTGGGCAAGTTCACCGTCGGATGGCAGAAGACGAACCGCGAGCGGTCCCAGCAGGTCAACACCATCTCCCTCGGACCGACGCTGGCCGTCGCCGAGGAACGGTTCCGGGTCGACGTGGACAAGGAGAATAACACCATGAAGTACAAGCTGACG ATCAGCGACATCATCAACACCGATGCCGGCCTGTACGAGTGCCAGATCCAGGTCAACAGCACCAGCAAGGTGACGAACACCGTCGAACTCCAGGTGCGCCACCCACCGATCCTGCAGGACAACCTGATGTCCACGACTGTGACCAAGGCCGAAGGCGAAGACGTGAAGCTGTCCTGCGTAGCCGAAGGCTACCCGCGACCATCGATCACGTGGAAGCGCGAGTACAACGCCATCCTCCCGATTGGAGGACACTCGTTCAGCGGAAACGAGCTGTCGCTGAGCTCGCTGGCCAAGGAAGATCGCGGTCCGTACTACTGCCTGGCGGACAACGGCGTGGGAAAGGCGGACTCGAGGACGATCAACCTGGAGGTGGAGTTTGCGCCGGTCATTTCCGTTCCGCGACCAAAGGTGGCCCAGGCCGTGGAGTACGACATTGAGCTGGAGTGCATCGTGCAGGCGTTCCCGTCGCCGGCGATTTCGTGGTTCAAGAACGGACAGCAGATTCACAACGGTGGTTCGTACAGCATCTCGCAGACTGGCCAGCCGGACGACGTGACCACTTCGGTGGTCAAGATCAGCTCGGTGGAGAGTTCCCACTACGGTGATTACATCTGCAAGGCTTCGAACAAAGTTGGCCACGCCGAATCAAGACTGAATCTGTATG AGCAACGGTTACCCAACATCAACTTTTCCGGCCTGAAGTGGGCCAGCTCGGGCCGCGTCCTGTCCAGCCAGCTGGGCATCCTTGCGGTCACCGTactgctggcaacactgttgtGA